Below is a genomic region from Hypomesus transpacificus isolate Combined female chromosome 1, fHypTra1, whole genome shotgun sequence.
TTTAACAGGGATTTTTAGACTTGGAAAACGGGGTCACAGGCCTGACTGCTGACATCTTTGCAGGCTATTATTATCAGAGTGTGTGAAAGGGATGGAACACTGGCCAGAGCCGGGTGCTGGATTGGGTAATGGTTGTCAGGGTTGATACTAGCAACAGACCGGGCTCTCAGACGCCGGTGGGCCAGTAATTATCTGGTCACAAGCCCTTACACAACTGGCATCCATGTGAAGCGGCCTAACCAACAAATGATCCTCTCTTTCGTCTTAGCCCAGTATACAAAGCACAAACGGTAGAAATccactgctccctctctctcacacacacatccacacactcaggcacagtgtataacacaaaacacaaaagcgCATTAAATCGTTTGGTGGAACAGCAAAACTCTATAGTACTTCCTTCACAGTAAGAGGAGTCAACCCTGCCGTCAGCAGGGGCAGGAAAGGAGAACTCTGAAAGGTGGCTGGGCCATTTAAGCACTTTAGACATAGTAAATATGAATAAAGCATACAGTTTAATATAGACAATTGTACTTACTAACTGCACAATTTGCATGTTGCTTTGgacaaaagtgtctgctaaatggatGCATAATCAAATACTGTAGTAGGCCTATGAAACCTAAATGCTTTGTCTTTTTCACATGTTGCAGGGACATCCATACCCTTGGTATAGGGAAGTAGTGATGGAGACATTTTTTGTTTCCCACAGAGAATTTGACTGACTTGCAGCTGAGCTCTACGATCCATCTTGATATCTGCCAAGGTCGTTATACTTTATGATTCATGGCTCTCCGTCCCTCCCACGGCCCAGACGTCACTATGAGGGGTGGTTGGTGCAATTCATGGAGATCCAGTGTCACACTCCCATCTCAGTCCACTgggaagacaggaagtgatTTGACAGTAATCAGGGGGTTgaaaccatccatccatcctgtccTGATCTAATTCTGCCATTTTACTTGGTCCTCCTCAAGGCAGTATTTGAGACTTAATGAAATACAAGAAAGATGTCTCCAATCCATTCGCTGGTTCGGAAATAAAGGACATACAGTAAATCATGACCTGGGCTAGTAATAATTCTGTGTAAACTTCAAAACAGCAGGAGAACCAACCAGAGACTCTCCAGTCCAGAAGCAACCTCTTTACGTTCTGGTCCACCATTTTGCTGATCTGAAACGATTGCATGGATTGTACCTTAAAGGTTTTGGGGGGCTCCTAATAAAATACTTTAGATGGATAGGATGGATTATTTTAAATggaagtgtgtttgtctggccTTGTTGATGTCTAATCTGTAACTCTTCACAGGCAACATCTTTGTTGTGAGTCTCTCGGTGGCGGACCTGGTGGTGGCAGTGTACCCCTACCCTCTGGTCCTCACGGCCATCTTCCACAACGACTGGACCATGGGTGACCTTCACTGCCAGGCCAGTGGCTTCATCATGGGCCTCAGCGTCATCGGCTCCATCTTCAACATCACGGCCATCGCCATCAACCGCTACTGCTACATCTGCCACAGTCTTCACTACGATCGCCTGTACAGCCTCAGGAACACCTGCTGCTACCTGGGCCTCACCTGGCTGCTCACCGCCCTCGCCACCGTGCCCAACTTCTTTGTGGGCTCGCTGCAATACGACCCACGCATCTACTCCTGCACCTTCGCCCAGACGGTGAGCACCTACTACACCATCTCTGTGGTAGTCATCCACTTCCTCATCCCCCTGCTGGTCGTGTCTTTCTGCTACATGAGGATCTGGGTCCTGGTCATCCAGGTCAAACACAGGGTGAAGCCAGAGTACAGGACCAAAGTGAAGCCGAGTGACGTTAGGAACTTCCTGACTATGTTTATGGTGTTTGTGCTGTTCGCTGTGTGCTGGGCGCCGCTGAACCTGATTGGCCTGGCCGTGGCCATCAACCCCATGAGGGTGGCGCCCAACATCCCAGAATGGCTCTTTGTCATGAGCTACTTCATGGCATACTTCAACAGCTGCCTGAATGCTATCATATATGGACTGCTCAACCAAAACTTTCGGAAGGAATATAAGACTATCGTGTTGGCCCTGTGCGTCCCCCGTCTGCTGCTCATGGAGACCTCCCGCTGTGGGACAGAGGGGATGAAGAGCAAGCCTTCGCCCGCCGTCACCAACAATAACCTGGCCGAAATAAACGTCTGAGGTTTGTTTGAGAGGGAACTGGGTTGTCGTATCGCGGCTCTGGACTTGGGAAACACACTGACATTGAAGCCAGGCTGTTAAGGTGCCCTACACTTACAGTTGTGTCACTTCCATTGTGCCTTTCCTACAGATGAAGTTACAGGAGGGTGTCACACTAAGTAAGGTCATGTTGACTGAGTTACAAACATGCAGTAAGAGACCTCACATGTAGTCATACCCTACTTTAATTTGTCTGTCAACCCACTGTGGCATTGTCATGTTTAGAAAAGGGAAAATATACACAGCAAGCAAAATTATGAgagacaaatatatatatatatataaaaaataggATTTTGATTAAATAAGGGTAAGAGGATGTGTTTGATCAGCTGTCTGCAGATCGGTCCTTGTCAGTTTTAACAATTCATTGAGTGTGCCTATTTTACTACAGATCACATCAGCCAGTGTGGTCCCCCATACCAAACAACAAAATGAATGACATGATGGAGAAAAActgatgttttattttggtcTATTTAGGCGTAGCTTTCTAAAGAATTTGCTCTTTCAGACATATACGTACTAGAGTGCCAAGCTCAGTTACAGAGGAATGAAGCATTTGACTAAGAATAGTCATAGTGAGTTAAGGTCTGTGTCGGAAGCACTGCATCCTGGGGGAAAAGCATCCTCATGTATCCTCATATTCAGAATGACCTTGCCAGGGTGAGCTAGACTGGCTCTTTTCAACACTACTAATCCTGTGTACCAACAGaggagcagcagcaacagcagtctgtctctcatctccctgatgtggcagagtgtgtgttagtgtgtcttagtgtgtgttagtgtctgtTAGTTTGTGAGCAAGCCTGCAGTGTCCTATTCACTCTTATGTTGCTTGTTTTAATGCACTGTGATTCTGCCACAGCCTGAGGGCTCTGTCTTACTGAGTCAAGCGTATCTCTCACAAAAATACTTTCAAAATAAATATCTATACATTTGTGGATGTGTTGACTTGAGTTTTAATTCCAAAAGATACCATATAGATGACGAAAGCACACTTTGTGTGTTGTGGGGTTATTCAAAGTTTTGCTTTTAAATACCACTCTTACGTAATGTCTGAACTTGAACATGGTGAATTTATTGTATTTTAATGTGATGAATCTACTGTATCCAAAATTATCAAAAGAAATAGCACAACTAATAAAGAAATCCTTAAAACAAGAAAAGATTGAGGTCAGAAGGACAATGGGAAACAAAAAGAGCTTGCTTTCTATTCCAGAGCCTGAGGTTACATACCCATCATGGTGAAGAGATATCATCTTATGACAGCACGAGTGTGCTTGGGCTCATGTCACCCTGGCTATGATGAACTCCGACAGActcctcccaacacagcctcctcctcccaacacagcctcccctcctaacacagaccactcctccaggacagcCTCCTCCCAGCAGAGCCTCCTCCTTCCAGCACAGCCTCCTCCTtccaacacagcctcctcctcccaacacagcctcctccttccAACACAGACCACTCCTACAGGACAGCTTTGtcccaacacagcctcctcctcccaacacagcctcctcctcccaacacggcctcctcctcctaacacagcctcctcctcccaacacagcctcctcctcccaacacagcctcccctcctaacacagcctcccctcctaACACAGACCActcctcccaacacagcctcctcctcccaacacagcctcctcctcccaacacagcctcctcctcccaacacagACCACTCCTACAGGACAGCTTCGTCCCAACacggcctcctcctcccaacacagcctcctcctcccaacacagcctcccctcctaacacagcctcccctcctaACACAGACCActcctcccaacacagcctcctcctcccaacacagcctcctcctcccaacacagcctcccctcctaacacagcctcccctcctaacacagcctcctcctcccaacacagcctcctcctcccaacacagcctcccctctcaacacagcctcctcctcccaacacagcctcccctcctaacacagaccactcctccaggacagcCTCCTCCCAGCAGAGCCTCCTCCTTCCAGCATAGCCTCCTCCTTccaacacagcctcccctcccaacacagcctcctccttccAACACAGACCACTCCTACAGGACAGCTTCGtcccaacacagcctcctcctcccaacacagcctcctcctcccaacacggcctcctcctcctaacacagcctcccctcctaacacagcctcccctcccaacacagcctcctccttccAACACAGACCACTCCTACAGGACAGCTTCGTCCCAACacggcctcctcctcctaacacagcctcctcctcccaacacagcctcctcctcccaacacagcctcctcctcccaacacagcctcccctcctaacacagcctcccctcctaACACAGACCActcctcccaacacagcctcctcctcccaacacagcctcctcctcccaacacagcctTCTCCTCCCAACACAGACCACTCCTACAGGACAGCTTCGTCCCAACACGGCCTCTTCCTCCCAACACAGCCTTctcctcccaacacagcctcccctcctaacacagcctcccctcctaACACAGACCActcctcccaacacagcctcctcctcccaacacagcctcctcctcccaacacagcctcccctcctaacacagcctcccctcctaACACAGACCActcctcccaacacagcctcctcctcccaacacagcctcctcctcccaacacagcctcccctcctaACACAGACCActcctcccaacacagcctcctcctcccaacacagcctcctcctcccagcacagcctcctcctcccaacacagcctcccctcctaACACAGACCActcctcccaacacagcctcctcctcccaacacagcctcctcctcccagcacagcctcccctcctaacacagaccactcctccaggacagcctcctcccagcacagcctcctcctcccagcacagcctcctcctcccaacacagcctcccctcctaacacagaccactcctccaggacagcCTCCTCCCAGCTCAGCCTCCTCCAAACACAGATTCCTTCTTCCTGTACAGCATCGCAGACTTGGAGTGACCTCCCGTGATAGGAAGACACTCAATGGAATGGAATAGCGTAGCTTATGAATCTAAGCCTGTCAAGAGCAGTGGCCACCCAAGTCCCATTCCCAGACAACCATAACAAGACCCCTACTGTAATGCTGGGCCCATGGCGCCCAAGTCAGCAAACAGCAGACAGCAAAGTGGCTTGAAAGGGCTCAGTGTCCCATGTGATGGCTCCTGTCGTCGATGTCCTGGTAGTAGAGCCAGCAGGCAGGTGGCACAAGGTCAGCCACAGATGAACAGCCAATGTGGGTGGCTGTTCGGTGTACCATGACACAGAAACAGTGACATACTAGAGtcatctctcattctcttttctttctctcgctccccccccccccccgtctctctctcagttcctGACTTTTGTGAAGACCTAAGCTCCCAACTGGGCCTATCAGAAAACAGTGCTTGAGTTCTTTGTAGGCTCTGTTGTTAAAAACATAAACGGAACTGAAAAAATGACCCCAAAAAATAGAACATGTGTTAAATCAAACGGCCTGCAGTCAGTCCCTCCAACCTAAACAGGCATCTCCTCCATGAACtcactcatccctcctctttctgACAGCTCTCCTGACATTCCTCTTGTTATCCAGGCGTCGTGTCTTGGTGGGACATTTGTCTCCTCGTTCCAACCAAGGACAGTGTGATCCATCCCTGCAGACTCAGATGATCCTGCCTCCTGCGGGCGGTGTAactcacactctccctccctggctTCATACACTTCTGGGAACCTGCTTTCAGAGAATGTTTTACAACTACCACCACCTCTCCCATGCCCCATAAACACCTTCTACATTGGCTCCCTGGCTCCCCCAGGTTGGGTTTCAGGGAGCTGTTAATGAATCCTGCATACATTTTAGGAACTGTCAACGGAGATATGTCAGAATTCAataagagggagacacagggaaaaGGGAAAGCAGGTCACTGGCCAATCTACAGCATTGCACAGatcagggcagggcagggtacAAGATTACTGCTTGTCTTTTAGCTTGTCTAAGTGACCAGCTCTCGGTCTGCTTACTGACATTACTGAGTCTGACGACAACAGTTGTTTTATTCAATCTGCTACAGTATAGACAAAAATTCACTACATAATCTGAGttagaaacacaaaacaaaaagggcATTTTTACAGCTCCAGCTTCTCACACGCTACTGCCTTTTACAATGCATGAGGTTGAGTGTGAGTCTGTCAAAGTACCGCAATAGGAAGTACATGTTGTCCTAATGGACATGCGCAATGAGTTAAACTGAGCATGTGTTCCCATGCATATGATGCATGTTCCTAAATTTCCCACTGTATACTTGGTCAC
It encodes:
- the LOC124468650 gene encoding melatonin receptor type 1C-like, with protein sequence MELEANSSGVHCLSHNENGSCAAEQNSSAGVSTALASVLIFTIVVDILGNVLVILSVFRNKKLRNAGNIFVVSLSVADLVVAVYPYPLVLTAIFHNDWTMGDLHCQASGFIMGLSVIGSIFNITAIAINRYCYICHSLHYDRLYSLRNTCCYLGLTWLLTALATVPNFFVGSLQYDPRIYSCTFAQTVSTYYTISVVVIHFLIPLLVVSFCYMRIWVLVIQVKHRVKPEYRTKVKPSDVRNFLTMFMVFVLFAVCWAPLNLIGLAVAINPMRVAPNIPEWLFVMSYFMAYFNSCLNAIIYGLLNQNFRKEYKTIVLALCVPRLLLMETSRCGTEGMKSKPSPAVTNNNLAEINV